The Apodemus sylvaticus chromosome 17, mApoSyl1.1, whole genome shotgun sequence genome contains a region encoding:
- the Tns2 gene encoding tensin-2 isoform X5 has translation MRKFCEDKVATELQPSQRRYVGYFSGLLSGSIRMNSSPLFLHYVFVPVLPAFEPNTGFQPFLKIYQSMQLVYTSGVYRIAGPGPQQLCISLEPALLLKGDVMVTCYHKGGQGTDRTLVFRVQFHTCTIHGARLTFPKDQLDEAWADERFPFQASVEFVFSSSPEKVKGNTPRNDPSVSVDYNTTEPAVRWDSYENFNQHHEDSVDGALAHTRGPLDGSPYAQVQRVPRQTPPAPSPELPPPPMLSVSSDSGHSSTLTTEHTAESPGRPPPTAAERQELDRLLGGCGVAGAGRGAGRETAILDDEEQPSVGGGLHLGMYPGHRPGLSRRCSCRQGFREPCGVPNGGYYRPEGTLERRRPPYGGYEGHPQGYTEASVEKRRLCRSLSEGPYPYATELGKPANGDFGYRPAGYREVVILEDPGVPALCSCPACEEKLALPTAALYGLRLEREASEGWSSEVGKPLLHPVRPGHPLPLLVPACGHHHAPVPDYGCLKPPKVGEEGHEGCSYAVCPEGRYGHPGYPALVTYGYGGAVPSYCPAYGRAPHTCGSPSEGRGYPSPGAHSPPRAGSVSPGSPPYLQSRKLGYEIPAEDGRDKYPLPGHLASTGPLASTESPEPSWRDGSSGHSTLPRSPRDAQCSASSELSGPSTPLHTSSPVQGKESTRRQDTTRSPSSAPTQRLSPGEALPSVVQGVTEKTPELLTSSRPEPLDPSPFSQTSAPSSPNGWPQERSPGDHTNSNSATPRSPVPTTLPGLRHAPWQGPRSSSDSPDGSPLTPVPTQMPWLVGSPELPQSSPTPAFPLATSYEANGPSQPPLPEKRHLPGSGQQPSPPARGTNQHVTFASPLPDVTQPPEHPLQENQSNVKFVQDTSKFWYKPHLSRDQAIALLKDKDPGAFLIRDSHSFQGAYGLALKVATPPPSVQPWKGDPSEQLVRHFLIETGPKGVKIKGCPTEPYFGSLSALVSQHSISPISLPCCLQIPSKDPLEETPEVPVPTNMSTAADLLRQGAACSVLYLTSVETESLTGPQAVARASSAALSCSPVPVPAIVHFKVSAQGITLTDNQRKLFFRRHYPVNSITFSSTDPQDRRWTNPDGTTSKIFGFVAKKPGSPWENVCHLFAELDPDQPASAIVTFITKVLLGQRK, from the exons ATGAGGAAATTCTGTGAGGACAAGGTAGCCACGGAACTGCAGCCCTCCCAGCGCCG CTATGTCGGCTATTTCAGTGGGCTGCTGTCTGGATCCATCAGGATGAACAGCAGCCCTCTGTTCCTGCACTATGTGTTTGTCCCCGTGCTGCCAGCCTTTGAGCCCAACACAG gcttccAGCCCTTCCTCAAGATCTACCAGTCTATGCAGCTGGTCTACACATCTGGAGTCTA CCGGATCGCAGGTCCGGGGCCCCAACAGCTTTGTATCAGCCTGGAGCCAGCCCTTCTCCTCAAAGGCGATGTCAtg GTAACCTGCTACCACAAGGGTGGCCAGGGGACAGACCGGACCCTCGTGTTCCGAGTTCAGTTCCACACATGTACCATCCACGGGGCACGGCTCACCTTCCCAAAGGACCAACTAGATGAGGCCTGGGCTG ATGAGCGGTTCCCTTTCCAAGCCTCAGTGGAGTTTGTCTTCTCCTCCAGCCCTGAGAAGGTCAAAG GCAACACCCCACGGAAcgatccctctgtctctgtcgaCTACAACACGACAGAGCCTGCTGTACGCTGGGACTCCTATGAAAACTTCAACCAGCACCATGAGGACAGCGTGgacg GTGCCTTGGCCCACACAAGGGGCCCCCTGGACGGCAGTCCATACGCCCAGGTGCAGCGGGTACCCCGCCAGACACCACCAGCGCCTTCTCCAGAGCTTCCTCCACCCCCGATGCTCTCTGTCAGCAGTGACTCGGGCCACTCGTCCACGCTTACCACAGAGCACACGGCAGAATCCCCTGGCCGGCCGCCCCCAACTGCTGCCGAAAGACAGGAGCTGGATCGGCTGCTGGGAGGCTGTGGAGTGGCGGGTGCGGGCCGTGGTGCTGGGCGAGAGACCGCCATCCTAGATGACGAAGAGCAGCCCTCCGTGGGTGGGGGCCTGCACCTTGGGATGTATCCGGGCCACAGGCCTGGCCTCAGCCGCCGTTGCTCCTGCCGGCAAGGCTTCCGGGAGCcttgtggggtccccaatgggggctACTACCGGCCTGAGGGAACCCTAGAGAGACGACGACCACCCTATGGGGGCTACGAGGGACACccgcagggctacacagaggccTCTGTGGAAAAGAGGCGCCTCTGCAGGTCACTATCAGAAGGGCCGTACCCCTACGCAACTGAGCTGGGGAAACCAGCCAATGGGGACTTTGGCTACCGCCCAGCAGGCTACCGGGAGGTGGTGATCCTGGAGGACCCTGGGGTGCCTGCTTTGTGCTCATGCCCTGCCTGTGAAGAGAAGCTGGCACTGCCCACCGCAGCCCTATATGGACTGCGACTAGAGAGGGAGGCTTCAGAGGGGTGGTCCAGCGAAGTAGGCAAGCCTCTCCTGCACCCAGTGAGGCCTGGACACCCATTGCCTCTGCTGGTGCCTGCCTGTGGGCATCATCATGCCCCGGTGCCTGACTATGGCTGCCTGAAGCCACCCAAGGTGGGTGAGGAAGGGCATGAGGGTTGCTCCTATGCTGTGTGCCCTGAAGGCAGGTATGGGCATCCAGGGTACCCTGCCCTGGTAACCTATGGCTATGGGGGAGCCGTTCCCAGCTACTGCCCAGCATATGGCCGGGCACCTCACACTTGTGGGTCCCCAAGTGAGGGCAGAGGGTACCCCAGTCCTGGTGCCCACTCACCACCACGGGCCGGCTCTGTATCCCCGGGAAGTCCACCCTACCTGCAGTCCAGGAAACTGGGTTATGAGATTCCTGCGGAGGATGGGAGAGACAAATATCCACTTCCTGGGCACCTGGCCTCAACAGGACCCTTGGCTTCTACAG AGTCACCTGAACCATCCTGGAGGGATGGCTCCAGTGGACACAGCACGCTGCCTCGGTCTCCCCGAGATGCCCAGTGCAGTGCCTCTTCAGAGCTGTCTGGTCCCTCCACACCCTTGCACACCAGCAGCCCAGTTCAGGGCAAGGAAAG CACCCGACGGCAAGACACCACCAGGTCTCCCTCCTCGGCGCCCACTCAGAGACTGAGTCCTGGCGAGGCCTTGCCCTCTGTTGTACAGGGAGTCACTGAAAAGACTCCCGAGCTGTTGACAAGCAGCAGGCCTGAGCCACTGGACCCTAGCCCCTTCTCCCAGACCTCTGCACCCAGCTCACCCAATGGCTGGCCTCAGGAAAGGAGCCCAGGGGACCACACCAACAGTAACAGTGCCACTCCTCGGAGCCCTGTGCCAACCACCCTGCCTGGACTCCGCCATGCCCCGTGGCAGGGCCCTCGGAGCTCCTCAGATAGCCCAGATGGCTCCCCTCTTACTCCTGTGCCAACCCAGATGCCCTGGCTTGTGGGCAGCCCAGAACTACCCCAGAGCTCACCCACCCCTGCCTTCCCCCTGGCTACCTCCTATGAAGCCAATGGTCCCTCTCAGCCACCACTTCCTGAAAAACGACACCTGCCCGGGTCTGGGCAACAGCCATCCCCACCAGCCAGAGGCACCAATCAACATGTCACCTTTGCATCTCCTCTCCCAGATGTCACCCAGCCCCCAG AGCATCCTTTACAAGAGAACCAAAGCAATGTCAAGTTTGTCCAGGATACATCAAAGTTCTGGTACAAGCCACACCTTTCCCGAGACCAAG CCATTGCCCTGCTGAAAGACAAGGATCCTGGGGCCTTCCTGATCAGAGACAGCCATTCATTCCAAGGAGCCTATGGGTTAGCCCTCAAGGTGGCTACGCCCCCACCCAGTGTGCAACCCTGGAAAG GGGACCCCTCAGAACAGCTGGTCCGCCATTTCCTCATTGAGACTGGGCCCAAAGGCGTGAAGATCAAGGGTTGTCCCACTGAGCCCTATTTTG GAAGCCTATCCGCCCTGGTATCCCAGCACTCCAtctctcccatctccctgccctgCTGTCTGCAAATTCCTAGTAAAG atcctctggaagaaacCCCAGAGGTCCCGGTGCCCACCAACATGAGCACAGCAGCAGACCTCCTGCGACAGGGAGCAG CCTGCAGTGTGCTCTACCTGACCTCGGTGGAGACAGAGTCATTGACTGGCCCTCAGGCTGTGGCGAGGGCCAGCTCTGCAGCTCTGAGCTGCAGCCCTGTCCCAGTGCCAGCCATTGTTCATTTCAAGGTCTCAGCTCAAGGCATCACACTGACAGACAACCAGAGAAA GCTCTTCTTTCGCCGCCATTACCCAGTGAACAGCATCACCTTCTCTAGCACTGACCCCCAGGACCGCAG ATGGACCAATCCAGACGGAACCACCTCCAA GATCTTTGGTTTCGTGGCCAAGAAGCCAGGAAGTCCCTGGGAAAATGTATGTCACCTCTTTGCGGAGCTTGACCCGGACCAACCAGCAAGTGCCATTGTCACCTTCATCACCAAAGTTCTACTGGGccagagaaaatga
- the Tns2 gene encoding tensin-2 isoform X2, producing the protein MGWSGGAPCCCPGPPRPRPSGRPPQPRKAEPHSFREKVFRKKAPVCAVCKVTIDGTGVSCRVCKVATHRKCEAKVTSSCQALPPAELRRNTAPVRRIEHLGSTKSLNHSKQRSTLPRSFSLDPLMERRWDLDLTYVTERILAAAFPARPDEQRHRGHLRELAHVLQSKHRDKYLLFNLSEKRHDLTRLNPKVQDFGWPELHAPPLDKLCSICKAMETWLSADPQHVVVLYCKGSKGKLGVIVSAYMHYSKISAGADQALATLTMRKFCEDKVATELQPSQRRYVGYFSGLLSGSIRMNSSPLFLHYVFVPVLPAFEPNTGFQPFLKIYQSMQLVYTSGVYRIAGPGPQQLCISLEPALLLKGDVMVTCYHKGGQGTDRTLVFRVQFHTCTIHGARLTFPKDQLDEAWADERFPFQASVEFVFSSSPEKVKGNTPRNDPSVSVDYNTTEPAVRWDSYENFNQHHEDSVDGALAHTRGPLDGSPYAQVQRVPRQTPPAPSPELPPPPMLSVSSDSGHSSTLTTEHTAESPGRPPPTAAERQELDRLLGGCGVAGAGRGAGRETAILDDEEQPSVGGGLHLGMYPGHRPGLSRRCSCRQGFREPCGVPNGGYYRPEGTLERRRPPYGGYEGHPQGYTEASVEKRRLCRSLSEGPYPYATELGKPANGDFGYRPAGYREVVILEDPGVPALCSCPACEEKLALPTAALYGLRLEREASEGWSSEVGKPLLHPVRPGHPLPLLVPACGHHHAPVPDYGCLKPPKVGEEGHEGCSYAVCPEGRYGHPGYPALVTYGYGGAVPSYCPAYGRAPHTCGSPSEGRGYPSPGAHSPPRAGSVSPGSPPYLQSRKLGYEIPAEDGRDKYPLPGHLASTGPLASTESPEPSWRDGSSGHSTLPRSPRDAQCSASSELSGPSTPLHTSSPVQGKESTRRQDTTRSPSSAPTQRLSPGEALPSVVQGVTEKTPELLTSSRPEPLDPSPFSQTSAPSSPNGWPQERSPGDHTNSNSATPRSPVPTTLPGLRHAPWQGPRSSSDSPDGSPLTPVPTQMPWLVGSPELPQSSPTPAFPLATSYEANGPSQPPLPEKRHLPGSGQQPSPPARGTNQHVTFASPLPDVTQPPEHPLQENQSNVKFVQDTSKFWYKPHLSRDQAIALLKDKDPGAFLIRDSHSFQGAYGLALKVATPPPSVQPWKGDPSEQLVRHFLIETGPKGVKIKGCPTEPYFGSLSALVSQHSISPISLPCCLQIPSKDPLEETPEVPVPTNMSTAADLLRQGAACSVLYLTSVETESLTGPQAVARASSAALSCSPVPVPAIVHFKVSAQGITLTDNQRKLFFRRHYPVNSITFSSTDPQDRRWTNPDGTTSKIFGFVAKKPGSPWENVCHLFAELDPDQPASAIVTFITKVLLGQRK; encoded by the exons ATGGGCTGGTCCGGGGGCGCCCCCTGCTGCTGCCCCGGTCCGCCGCGCCCCCGGCCCTCCGGGCGCCCCCCACAG CCTAGGAAAGCAGAACCGCACAGCTTCCGGGAGAAGGTTTTCCGGAAGAAAGCtccagtgtgtgcagtgtgtaagGTGACCATCGATGGGACCGGCGTCTCCTGCCGAG TCTGCAAGGTGGCTACACACAGAAAATGTGAAGCAAAG GTGACTTCATCCTGCCAGGCCTTGCCCCCTGCGGAGCTG CGGAGAAACACGGCCCCCGTGAGGCGCATAGAACACCTG GGGTCCACCAAGTCTCTGAACCACTCAAAGCAACGCAGTACTCTACCCAG GAGCTTCAGCCTGGATCCGCTCATGGAGCGTCGCTGGGATTTGGACCTCACCTATGTAACAGAGCGGATCTTGGCCGCAGCTTTTCCTGCACGACCAGACGAACAGCGACACCGAGGCCACTTGCGAGAGCTAGCCCATGTGCTTCAGTCCAAGCACAGAGACAAGTACCTG CTCTTCAATCTTTCAGAGAAACGGCATGACCTGACCCGCCTAAACCCCAAG GTGCAAGACTTTGGCTGGCCTGAACTACATGCCCCACCCCTGGACAAGTTGTGTTCCATCTGCAAAGCCATGGAGACGTGGCTCAGTGCTGACCCTCAACACGTGGTCGTGCTGTACTGCAAG GGGAGCAAAGGCAAACTTGGGGTCATTGTCTCTGCCTATATGCACTACAGCAAGATCTCTGCAGG GGCAGACCAGGCATTGGCAACTCTCACCATGAGGAAATTCTGTGAGGACAAGGTAGCCACGGAACTGCAGCCCTCCCAGCGCCG CTATGTCGGCTATTTCAGTGGGCTGCTGTCTGGATCCATCAGGATGAACAGCAGCCCTCTGTTCCTGCACTATGTGTTTGTCCCCGTGCTGCCAGCCTTTGAGCCCAACACAG gcttccAGCCCTTCCTCAAGATCTACCAGTCTATGCAGCTGGTCTACACATCTGGAGTCTA CCGGATCGCAGGTCCGGGGCCCCAACAGCTTTGTATCAGCCTGGAGCCAGCCCTTCTCCTCAAAGGCGATGTCAtg GTAACCTGCTACCACAAGGGTGGCCAGGGGACAGACCGGACCCTCGTGTTCCGAGTTCAGTTCCACACATGTACCATCCACGGGGCACGGCTCACCTTCCCAAAGGACCAACTAGATGAGGCCTGGGCTG ATGAGCGGTTCCCTTTCCAAGCCTCAGTGGAGTTTGTCTTCTCCTCCAGCCCTGAGAAGGTCAAAG GCAACACCCCACGGAAcgatccctctgtctctgtcgaCTACAACACGACAGAGCCTGCTGTACGCTGGGACTCCTATGAAAACTTCAACCAGCACCATGAGGACAGCGTGgacg GTGCCTTGGCCCACACAAGGGGCCCCCTGGACGGCAGTCCATACGCCCAGGTGCAGCGGGTACCCCGCCAGACACCACCAGCGCCTTCTCCAGAGCTTCCTCCACCCCCGATGCTCTCTGTCAGCAGTGACTCGGGCCACTCGTCCACGCTTACCACAGAGCACACGGCAGAATCCCCTGGCCGGCCGCCCCCAACTGCTGCCGAAAGACAGGAGCTGGATCGGCTGCTGGGAGGCTGTGGAGTGGCGGGTGCGGGCCGTGGTGCTGGGCGAGAGACCGCCATCCTAGATGACGAAGAGCAGCCCTCCGTGGGTGGGGGCCTGCACCTTGGGATGTATCCGGGCCACAGGCCTGGCCTCAGCCGCCGTTGCTCCTGCCGGCAAGGCTTCCGGGAGCcttgtggggtccccaatgggggctACTACCGGCCTGAGGGAACCCTAGAGAGACGACGACCACCCTATGGGGGCTACGAGGGACACccgcagggctacacagaggccTCTGTGGAAAAGAGGCGCCTCTGCAGGTCACTATCAGAAGGGCCGTACCCCTACGCAACTGAGCTGGGGAAACCAGCCAATGGGGACTTTGGCTACCGCCCAGCAGGCTACCGGGAGGTGGTGATCCTGGAGGACCCTGGGGTGCCTGCTTTGTGCTCATGCCCTGCCTGTGAAGAGAAGCTGGCACTGCCCACCGCAGCCCTATATGGACTGCGACTAGAGAGGGAGGCTTCAGAGGGGTGGTCCAGCGAAGTAGGCAAGCCTCTCCTGCACCCAGTGAGGCCTGGACACCCATTGCCTCTGCTGGTGCCTGCCTGTGGGCATCATCATGCCCCGGTGCCTGACTATGGCTGCCTGAAGCCACCCAAGGTGGGTGAGGAAGGGCATGAGGGTTGCTCCTATGCTGTGTGCCCTGAAGGCAGGTATGGGCATCCAGGGTACCCTGCCCTGGTAACCTATGGCTATGGGGGAGCCGTTCCCAGCTACTGCCCAGCATATGGCCGGGCACCTCACACTTGTGGGTCCCCAAGTGAGGGCAGAGGGTACCCCAGTCCTGGTGCCCACTCACCACCACGGGCCGGCTCTGTATCCCCGGGAAGTCCACCCTACCTGCAGTCCAGGAAACTGGGTTATGAGATTCCTGCGGAGGATGGGAGAGACAAATATCCACTTCCTGGGCACCTGGCCTCAACAGGACCCTTGGCTTCTACAG AGTCACCTGAACCATCCTGGAGGGATGGCTCCAGTGGACACAGCACGCTGCCTCGGTCTCCCCGAGATGCCCAGTGCAGTGCCTCTTCAGAGCTGTCTGGTCCCTCCACACCCTTGCACACCAGCAGCCCAGTTCAGGGCAAGGAAAG CACCCGACGGCAAGACACCACCAGGTCTCCCTCCTCGGCGCCCACTCAGAGACTGAGTCCTGGCGAGGCCTTGCCCTCTGTTGTACAGGGAGTCACTGAAAAGACTCCCGAGCTGTTGACAAGCAGCAGGCCTGAGCCACTGGACCCTAGCCCCTTCTCCCAGACCTCTGCACCCAGCTCACCCAATGGCTGGCCTCAGGAAAGGAGCCCAGGGGACCACACCAACAGTAACAGTGCCACTCCTCGGAGCCCTGTGCCAACCACCCTGCCTGGACTCCGCCATGCCCCGTGGCAGGGCCCTCGGAGCTCCTCAGATAGCCCAGATGGCTCCCCTCTTACTCCTGTGCCAACCCAGATGCCCTGGCTTGTGGGCAGCCCAGAACTACCCCAGAGCTCACCCACCCCTGCCTTCCCCCTGGCTACCTCCTATGAAGCCAATGGTCCCTCTCAGCCACCACTTCCTGAAAAACGACACCTGCCCGGGTCTGGGCAACAGCCATCCCCACCAGCCAGAGGCACCAATCAACATGTCACCTTTGCATCTCCTCTCCCAGATGTCACCCAGCCCCCAG AGCATCCTTTACAAGAGAACCAAAGCAATGTCAAGTTTGTCCAGGATACATCAAAGTTCTGGTACAAGCCACACCTTTCCCGAGACCAAG CCATTGCCCTGCTGAAAGACAAGGATCCTGGGGCCTTCCTGATCAGAGACAGCCATTCATTCCAAGGAGCCTATGGGTTAGCCCTCAAGGTGGCTACGCCCCCACCCAGTGTGCAACCCTGGAAAG GGGACCCCTCAGAACAGCTGGTCCGCCATTTCCTCATTGAGACTGGGCCCAAAGGCGTGAAGATCAAGGGTTGTCCCACTGAGCCCTATTTTG GAAGCCTATCCGCCCTGGTATCCCAGCACTCCAtctctcccatctccctgccctgCTGTCTGCAAATTCCTAGTAAAG atcctctggaagaaacCCCAGAGGTCCCGGTGCCCACCAACATGAGCACAGCAGCAGACCTCCTGCGACAGGGAGCAG CCTGCAGTGTGCTCTACCTGACCTCGGTGGAGACAGAGTCATTGACTGGCCCTCAGGCTGTGGCGAGGGCCAGCTCTGCAGCTCTGAGCTGCAGCCCTGTCCCAGTGCCAGCCATTGTTCATTTCAAGGTCTCAGCTCAAGGCATCACACTGACAGACAACCAGAGAAA GCTCTTCTTTCGCCGCCATTACCCAGTGAACAGCATCACCTTCTCTAGCACTGACCCCCAGGACCGCAG ATGGACCAATCCAGACGGAACCACCTCCAA GATCTTTGGTTTCGTGGCCAAGAAGCCAGGAAGTCCCTGGGAAAATGTATGTCACCTCTTTGCGGAGCTTGACCCGGACCAACCAGCAAGTGCCATTGTCACCTTCATCACCAAAGTTCTACTGGGccagagaaaatga